The Flaviramulus sp. BrNp1-15 genome includes the window AAAAACAGGAGTAATATCATTGTCTAATAACGCATTTATTGCAGCTGTATTTACTTTTTTAACATCACCTACAAAACCATAATCTATCTTTTTAACTGGTCGTTTTACAGATAAAATTGTATTTCCATCTGCGCCAGTAAAACCAATAGCATTACATTGATTTGCTTGTAATTTTGCTACAATATTCTTGTTGATTTTTCCAGCATAAACCATGGTAATAATATCTAAAGTATTAGCATCCGTAATACGTCTACCATCTATCATATAAACTGGCACATTCATATCTTTAGCTAATTTGGTAGCTAATTTACCACCACCATGCACTAAAACCTTAGGACCATTAATTGATGAAAATTGTGATAAAAACTTCTCTAAAGCTAAATCATCATCTATAATGTTTCCGCCTACTTTAATAACTTTTAATTCCTCCATTCTAAAGATTTTCTAATATTTTTTTAAGAACCAATTGCGCCGCATAAGTTCTATTATTTGCTTGTTCTATTACTAAAGAACTATCACTATCTAAAACTGCATCTTCTACAACCACATTTCTACGGACTGGTAAACAATGCATGAATTTAGCATCATTCAATTTTTGCTTTGTTATCATCCAATTTGGATCTGTATTCAACACTTTTCCGTAATCTTGGTATGAACTCCAGTTTTTGGTATACACAAAATCTGCATCTTTAAAAGCTTCTTCTTGATTATGAAGAATTGGTGTGTTAGCTGTGATTTCTGGGTTTAAATCGTAACCTTCTGGATTAGTAATAACAAATTCTACATCCATTTTCTGCATAGCCTGAATAAAACTATTGGCTACTGCATGCGGTAATGCTTTTACATGAGGCGCCCAACTTAAAACTACTTTGGGTTTTACTTTTTTTGAATGTTCTGAAATAGTAATCGCATCAGTTAAACCTTGTAGTGGGTGACCTGTAGCACTTTCCATATTCACGATTGGCACTGAAGCATATTTTTTAAAAGCATTTAAAACCTGCTCACTTTCATCTTTTTCTTTATCCGTTAATGTTGGGAAAGCCCTAACTGCAATTATATCGCAATATTGAGAAACCACTGCTGCAGCTTCTTTTATATGTTCTGCAGTGTTGCCATCCATGATGGTGCCATCTCCAAATTCTATTCCCCATGCATCACCAGAAACATTCATCACAATGGGATCCATTCCTAAATTTAAAGCGGCTTTTTGTGTACTTAATCGTGTACGTAAACTGGAATTAAAAAACAGTAGTCCTAAAGTTTTGTTCTTCCCTAATGCTTTAAACTTAAACGGATTTTCCTTTAACTGTTTAGCTTCCTCAATCCAAGAATTGATATTATCTATATCGTGTATGGAGGTATAATTCTTCATTTTAATATTATTTTACTTTGGTAAACGGCACTTTATTTTCAAAGGCATTTATAATAAAATTATCTTCTATCCCGTTTACAATCCATGTTTCTATATTTGCTTTTCTTGTTACTGAAGCGGCTTCAATTTTAGACAACATACCACCGCTACCGTGAGACGATTTTGAATTAACAACCTGCTTCTCTAATTCATTAAAATCTATTACTTCCTCTATAGTTTTTGGTGTTTTACTTTCAATAGAATCTTTAGTATAAATACCATTGGTATTAGTTGCGATAATAAATAGATCAACATTTAAAAGTGATGCGGTTAATGCACCTAATTTATCATTATCACCAAACTTAATTTCATCGGTTGCAACAGTATCATTTTCATTTATAATTGGTATGTAATTGTTGTTTACTAAAACATTTATAGTATCTGAAATGTTTGTTTTACTTTCTTCTTTTTCAAAATCTGAGTATGACAACAAACACTGTGAAGTTAGCAAACCATACTCCCTAAAAATCTCCTGATAAATACGAATTAAATGAGGCTGACCAATAGATGCCAAGGCTTGTTTTACATTTATAGCTTTACCTTTACTTTCTAATTTTACAAACTGTTTAGCCACAGCAATTGCACCAGAACTCACAATAATAAACTCACAAGTATCCTGAAGTTTTGCAATTTGGTTTGCTATATCTTCAATTTTACCTCTTGAAATATTATCGGTTTCTTTGGTAAGTGTGTTAGAGCCTATCTTAAGTAATATGCGTTTCTTCTGCTTCATTTTAACGTATTTGTCCGTTACCGTGAACGTACCATTTATTAGTTACCAAATGCTGTAAACCTATGGGACCACGTTGGTGTAATTTATCTGTACTAATTGCTAACTCGCCACCTAAGCCTAATTGTCCACCATCTGTAAATCTGGTTGAAGTATTATGATAAACTGCTGCAGTATCAACATTTTCCATAAACAATTTTGCTTCATCATTGTTTGATGTAATTATAGATGAAGAATGTCCACCAGAATATTTGTTTATCATTTTGATTGCTTCTTGATTTGAAGCAATTTCACCGATTACAATTTTATAATCTAAAAACTCTTCATACCAAATATCATCTGATGGAATTTGTTCTAAATCATAAGCTTTTGAAATAGCATTATCTCCTAAAACTTCTATTTTAGAATCTTTTAATTTTGAAATTAATGTTTGAATAAACTCGTTTTTATCAGCAAGATTTTCGTCAATTAAAACCTTATCAACTGCATTACACGCAGAAATTTTCGACTTACCATTCATGATAACATGTAAAGCAATACCTAAATCGGCTTCCTTTTCAACATACACAAAGTTGTTACCACGTCCGCTAACTATTACAGGGCAAGTAGCATGCTGCTTCACAAAAGCGATTAATCGTTCACCGCCACGTGGGACAATTAAATCAACTTTTTGAGTTGGGTTTTCTAAAAAAGCCTGTGTTTCGATTCTGTTGAATTGTAAATATTCAACCCAATCTGTTAAGGTTTCATGTTTCTTTAAAGCCTGATGCCATAATTCAACTATTTTTAGATTTGATTTTAATGATTCTTTTCCTCCTTTAAGTAAAATTTTATTACCCGATTTAAATGCAATTCCAGCTGCTTCAACGGTTACATCTGGACGCGATTCGTAAATAATTAAAACCGTACCAAACGATGCTGTTTTATTATAAACCTGCATCCCATTTTCATGCTTAAAACTAAAACGTTCTACACCAACCGGATCGTCTTGAGATGCTAAATGTGTTACCGATTTTATCATCTCGTTAACTTTTGAATCGTCAACTTTTAAGCGATCAAACATAGAAATATCATCACCATTATAAGCTTCTAAATCAGCTTTATTAATTTTAATAATAGCTTCACTTTCCTGCTCTAAAAGCACAGCCATTTCTAGCAATACTGCATTTCTTTTTTCTATGGATAATAAAGTATTCATTTTATAATTCCTTTTTTAGAGCTTCAAAAAACTGATTAATATGTTCTTTTTTAATCGTTAATGGCGGTAAAATTCTTAACAGTTTTTTATTTGATGCGCCACCAGTAAAAATATGATGGTTATAAATAAGTTTTTTTCTTAGGTCTCCAACTTCAAAATCGAATTCTAACCCCAACATTAAGCCTCTTCCTTTTATATTTTTTATCTGCGGAATCGTTTTCGCAATCGACATAAAATATTCCGACATAGCATTAACATTTTCCATTAAAGCTTCTTCTTCAATAGTATTTAAAACAGCCAAACCTGCTGCACATGCTAAGTGATTACCTCCAAAAGTAGTTCCTAGCATTCCGTGTTTAGCTTCAATATCAGGATGAATTAAAATTCCTCCAATAGGAAAACCATTACCCATACCTTTCGCTATGGAAATAATATCGGGTGTTACATTATAATGCTGAAATGCGAAAAATTTACCTGAACGTCCATAACCTGATTGTACCTCATCGGCAATAAACATGGTATTATTGGCTTTACAAAGTGCAAATACTTGTTCAAAAAAATCTGCGGTGGCTTGGTCTAAACCACCAACACCTTGAATAAACTCTACAATTACCGCACAAACATCGCCTTTTTCAAGTTCTGCTTTTACACCTAAAATATCATTTAACTCAAGTATTGTTACTTTTTGTTGTGCATTAATTGGAGCAATAATATTTTTATTATCGGTTGCTGCAACAGCAGCTGAAGTACGCCCATGAAACCCATTTTTAAAAGCAACAACACGTTCTTTTCCTGTTTTAAAAGATGCTAATTTTAAAGCATTTTCGTTAGCTTCTGCACCAGAATTACATAAAAACAATTCGTAATCTTTACACCCTGAAAGTGCTTCAATTTTATCAGCTAATTCAACTTGTAACGGATTTTGAACTGCATTTGAATAGAATCCTAATTTTGAAACTTGATTCGTAATAGCATTTACATAGTTAGGATGTGCATGCCCAATTGAAATAACGGCATGACCACCATAAAGATCTAAATACTCTGTACCATTTTCATCGTAAATATGAATATCTTTACCCGAAACTGGTGTTACATTATATAATGGATAAACGTCAAATAATGGCATTTTTAATTCTCTTTAATTTGATTGATTTTTTCAAAAGACGCTACAATACCTTGTATTAATGCTGAACTTAATCCTTGATGTTCCATAGCGTTTAAACCTTCTATCGTGCATCCACTTGGTGTTGTTACTCGATCTATTTCCTGTTCTGGATGTCTACCCGATTCTATTAGCAAACTCGCTGCACCATAACAGGTTTGTGTTGCTAACTCATGCGCTTGTTCTGCTTCAAAGCCTAATTGAATAGCGCCTTGTGTAGTTGCACGAACTAAACGCATCCAAAACGCAATTCCACTAGCGCAAATAACGGTTGCTGCTTGAACTAAATCTTCAGAAATCACCATTGTTGTTCCTAACTGATTAAATATTTTTTGAGCCAACTCCACTTTATCTTGAGCTGTTTCGTTTGCTGCAATACAGGTCATAGATTTTCCTATAGAAATCGCTGTATTTGGCATGACACGAATTATGTTTTTATCACTTCCTAAAATATTTTCAATTCTGGAAATATCAACACCAGCAGCTACCGAAATCACAACATGTTTCTTAGTTATTTTTGATGCAACACTTTCTAAAACTTTATCAATGTGTTTAGGTTGTAATGCAAAAATGACCATGTCAGAATTTTTTACAGCTAAAACATTATCGTTAGTTACTGTAACATAATCTTCATCGTAAAATGCTTTAACAGCCGTAGTGTTTTTATCACTTAGATATAATGAAGTAAAGGATTTATGACTGATAAGTCCTTTTGCAATTGAGCTTCCTAAATTTCCTGTTCCTATAATAGCTATTTTCATAGTTTCTGTTTTTTAAAAATAAGTTGCTTTTAAATTCAATCCTTCAGTTTCATTTAATCCAAACATTAAATTCATGTTTTGAATAGCTTGACCTGATGCGCCTTTTAATAAATTATCGATAATACTGGTCACCAATAATTTGTTGTTATGCTTATGCAAATGAATTAAACACTTATTCGTGTTCACTACTTGTTTTAAATGCAATTCTTCATCTGAAACAAAAGTGAATTTGGCGTCTTTATAAAATTCTTTGAATATGGTTTTAGCTTCTTCAATGTCGCCTTCAAAAACGGTGTAAAGCGTTGCAAAAATGCCTCTTGAAAAATTTCCTCGATTAGGCATAAAATTAATATCTGAAGAAAAACCATCTTGTAATTGCTTAACCGATTGATTAATTTCTCCTAAATGCTGATGTGTAAAAGGTTTGTAATACGAAAAATTGTTATCTCTCCAGGTATAATGCGTTGTTGCAGAAAGTGACGTTCCTGCACCTGTTGCACCGGTTACAGCATTAATATGTACATCATTATTTAAAAGACCTTTTTCTGCCAATGGTAATAAAGCCAATTGAATTGCTGTTGCAAAACAGCCTGGATTTGCAATATAATTCGCTTTTTCAATGTCTTCTTTTTGTAATTCAGGTAGACCGTAAACAAATGTTTTTCCTTTAAAAGTTTTGTCTTTTTCAAGTCTAAAATCATTTCCTAAGTCAATAATTTTTGTGTTTGCTGAAAATGTATTTGCAGATAAAAACTTCACTGAATTCCCATGACCTAAACACAAAAACAAAACATCAATATCTGGGTTTACAGTATCTGTAAACTCCAAATCTAAACTTCCAACTAAATCCTGATGTACTTTACTAATTTTATTGCCTGCATTAGATGTGCTATAAACAAAATTTATCTTTGTTTTAGGGTGATTAATTAATAGTCTAATTAATTCGCCTGCAGTATAGCCAGCACCTCCAATGATTCCTACTTGTATCATGACTCTGAATTTACTTGTTGATAAATTTTGTTTTGATTACCAAGGATTTTAATAAATCCTTTAGCCTCGTCGGCTGTCCACCCTTTATTTTCTTCACCGTAACTTCCAAACTTGGCATTCATTAAATCGTGTTTAGAAGAAATTCCATCTAAAGAAAAATGATAAGGTTTAAGAGTAACCGTTACATCTCCAGAAACTTTGCCTTGACTACTTTGCAAAAAGGCTTCCATATCTCTCATTACTGGGTCTAAATACTGACCTTCATGTAAATGCATACCATAAAAGCTTGCTATATATTCTTTATGTTGTAATTGCCATTTTGTTAGCGTATGCTTGTCTAATAAATGGTGAGCTTTTATAGTAATTAACGCTGCCGCTGCCTCAAAACCAACACGCCCTTTAATACCTACAATAGTATCGCCTACATGAATATCTCTACCAATAGCATAAGCAGACGCTAAATTGTTTAAGGTTTCAATATTGATTTCAGGGTCATTTTCAACACCATTAACTGCAACTAATTCACCTTTATTAAAAGTTAATTTTACTTTCTCTTCTTCAGCATGTTTTAATTGCGATGGATAAGCACTATCAGGCAATGGCTTTTCTGAAGTTAAGGTTTCTGCTCCTCCAACACTAGTTCCCCAAAGCCCTTTATTAACAGAGTATTTCGCTTTTTCCCAAGACATATCGATACCATTTTTTTTAAGATAATCGATCTCTTCTTGTCTGGTTAATTTTTCATCTCTTATTGGTGTGATGATTTTAATATTGGGTGCTAAAGTTTGAAAAATCATATCGAAACGCACTTGATCGTTTCCTGCACCAGTACTTCCGTGAGCAATATATTCTGCATCAATACTTTTAGCGTATTCAACAATTTCAATAGCTTGAATAATACGCTCTGCACTTACAGATAATGGATAAGTGTTATTTTTTAAAACATTACCAAAAATTAGATACTTCACAACTTTTTGGTAAAATGTTGCTACTGCATCAATATTCTTATAGGTAGTAACACCCATTTTATATGCATTGGCTTCAATTTTTTCAATTTCACCTTTGGTAAAACCACCTGTATTTACACTTACAGCATGTACTTCATATTCTTTTGATAAGCTTACAGCACAATATGATGTATCTAATCCGCCACTATAAGCTATTACTAATTTTTTCATTTTATTGTTTTTTGTCTTTTTTAAGAAACATGGTTTGCTTAATATTTTTCAATCTAGTCCAAACCTTTTTATCGTAATCGTGATTATGTATTTTTTTATTCTCTTTTGCAGGATCGTATAACATTCCTGTACACAAACACATTTTTCGATTGGTTCGCGTTAAAACATCATAATTTTTACAAGTTTGACAGCCATCCCAAAATGTTTGATCATCGGTTAATTCAGAAAAAGTAACTGGTTTATAACCTAAATCGCTATTCATTTTCATTACAGCTAAACCTGTAGTGATACTAAAAATTTTGGCATCCGGAAACTTGTTTCTGGAATGTTCAAAAATTTTATGTTTAATTTGTTTAGCAAGTCCTTCTCCGCGATAATCCGGATGTACAATTAAACCTGAATTGGCAACAAACTTACCATGTCCCCATTTTTCTATATAGCAAAACCCAGCAAACTTATCTCCATCTAAAGCGATAACAGCATTACCGTTTTCCATTTTTGTTGAAATATATTCTGGAGTACGTCTAGCAATACCTGTACCTCGAACAGCTGCAGATTCTGCAATGGTTTCGCAAATGATTTCTGCGTATTTAATATGTGATTTATCGGCTATTAAAACCTTCATTTCCTAATTTGTGTTGAATAATAATTATGTTTTTTTTTGATAGCTGAACTGGACTCACCTAGTTCAATAAACAGATATACACCCTTACGGGCGACGAGGAAAAATACGGCGCATAGAATGATTGTTAATTTTTGAATTAACTTTATTTTGAAATACTATGATAAAAATTCTGGACAATTTGAAAAAATTAAAATTACGATACTAAAGTTTGGCTAATTTGGAGTATTAGAAGCGGCGGCGACTGCGCACGGGCAAACCGGGTATAGTACAACGTATTTTATTTTTTAAATTTTTCATATGGTAAAACTATAATTTTATTTAATACAACTAATAAAACCTTAATAG containing:
- the proC gene encoding pyrroline-5-carboxylate reductase, with product MKIAIIGTGNLGSSIAKGLISHKSFTSLYLSDKNTTAVKAFYDEDYVTVTNDNVLAVKNSDMVIFALQPKHIDKVLESVASKITKKHVVISVAAGVDISRIENILGSDKNIIRVMPNTAISIGKSMTCIAANETAQDKVELAQKIFNQLGTTMVISEDLVQAATVICASGIAFWMRLVRATTQGAIQLGFEAEQAHELATQTCYGAASLLIESGRHPEQEIDRVTTPSGCTIEGLNAMEHQGLSSALIQGIVASFEKINQIKEN
- the argB gene encoding acetylglutamate kinase; this encodes MEELKVIKVGGNIIDDDLALEKFLSQFSSINGPKVLVHGGGKLATKLAKDMNVPVYMIDGRRITDANTLDIITMVYAGKINKNIVAKLQANQCNAIGFTGADGNTILSVKRPVKKIDYGFVGDVKKVNTAAINALLDNDITPVFCAITHDSNGQLLNTNADTIASELAIGLSKHYKTELIYCFEKDGVLLSVTDDNSVIDFMDTGTYETLKIKGTFVDGMLPKLDNCYHALYEGVSKVIIGNPTVISNRNQKFTTLYL
- a CDS encoding aspartate aminotransferase family protein; translation: MPLFDVYPLYNVTPVSGKDIHIYDENGTEYLDLYGGHAVISIGHAHPNYVNAITNQVSKLGFYSNAVQNPLQVELADKIEALSGCKDYELFLCNSGAEANENALKLASFKTGKERVVAFKNGFHGRTSAAVAATDNKNIIAPINAQQKVTILELNDILGVKAELEKGDVCAVIVEFIQGVGGLDQATADFFEQVFALCKANNTMFIADEVQSGYGRSGKFFAFQHYNVTPDIISIAKGMGNGFPIGGILIHPDIEAKHGMLGTTFGGNHLACAAGLAVLNTIEEEALMENVNAMSEYFMSIAKTIPQIKNIKGRGLMLGLEFDFEVGDLRKKLIYNHHIFTGGASNKKLLRILPPLTIKKEHINQFFEALKKEL
- a CDS encoding argininosuccinate synthase, which translates into the protein MKKLVIAYSGGLDTSYCAVSLSKEYEVHAVSVNTGGFTKGEIEKIEANAYKMGVTTYKNIDAVATFYQKVVKYLIFGNVLKNNTYPLSVSAERIIQAIEIVEYAKSIDAEYIAHGSTGAGNDQVRFDMIFQTLAPNIKIITPIRDEKLTRQEEIDYLKKNGIDMSWEKAKYSVNKGLWGTSVGGAETLTSEKPLPDSAYPSQLKHAEEEKVKLTFNKGELVAVNGVENDPEINIETLNNLASAYAIGRDIHVGDTIVGIKGRVGFEAAAALITIKAHHLLDKHTLTKWQLQHKEYIASFYGMHLHEGQYLDPVMRDMEAFLQSSQGKVSGDVTVTLKPYHFSLDGISSKHDLMNAKFGSYGEENKGWTADEAKGFIKILGNQNKIYQQVNSES
- a CDS encoding N-acetylornithine carbamoyltransferase — its product is MKNYTSIHDIDNINSWIEEAKQLKENPFKFKALGKNKTLGLLFFNSSLRTRLSTQKAALNLGMDPIVMNVSGDAWGIEFGDGTIMDGNTAEHIKEAAAVVSQYCDIIAVRAFPTLTDKEKDESEQVLNAFKKYASVPIVNMESATGHPLQGLTDAITISEHSKKVKPKVVLSWAPHVKALPHAVANSFIQAMQKMDVEFVITNPEGYDLNPEITANTPILHNQEEAFKDADFVYTKNWSSYQDYGKVLNTDPNWMITKQKLNDAKFMHCLPVRRNVVVEDAVLDSDSSLVIEQANNRTYAAQLVLKKILENL
- a CDS encoding glutamate-5-semialdehyde dehydrogenase, producing the protein MNTLLSIEKRNAVLLEMAVLLEQESEAIIKINKADLEAYNGDDISMFDRLKVDDSKVNEMIKSVTHLASQDDPVGVERFSFKHENGMQVYNKTASFGTVLIIYESRPDVTVEAAGIAFKSGNKILLKGGKESLKSNLKIVELWHQALKKHETLTDWVEYLQFNRIETQAFLENPTQKVDLIVPRGGERLIAFVKQHATCPVIVSGRGNNFVYVEKEADLGIALHVIMNGKSKISACNAVDKVLIDENLADKNEFIQTLISKLKDSKIEVLGDNAISKAYDLEQIPSDDIWYEEFLDYKIVIGEIASNQEAIKMINKYSGGHSSSIITSNNDEAKLFMENVDTAAVYHNTSTRFTDGGQLGLGGELAISTDKLHQRGPIGLQHLVTNKWYVHGNGQIR
- the proB gene encoding glutamate 5-kinase, which encodes MKQKKRILLKIGSNTLTKETDNISRGKIEDIANQIAKLQDTCEFIIVSSGAIAVAKQFVKLESKGKAINVKQALASIGQPHLIRIYQEIFREYGLLTSQCLLSYSDFEKEESKTNISDTINVLVNNNYIPIINENDTVATDEIKFGDNDKLGALTASLLNVDLFIIATNTNGIYTKDSIESKTPKTIEEVIDFNELEKQVVNSKSSHGSGGMLSKIEAASVTRKANIETWIVNGIEDNFIINAFENKVPFTKVK
- the argC gene encoding N-acetyl-gamma-glutamyl-phosphate reductase; this translates as MIQVGIIGGAGYTAGELIRLLINHPKTKINFVYSTSNAGNKISKVHQDLVGSLDLEFTDTVNPDIDVLFLCLGHGNSVKFLSANTFSANTKIIDLGNDFRLEKDKTFKGKTFVYGLPELQKEDIEKANYIANPGCFATAIQLALLPLAEKGLLNNDVHINAVTGATGAGTSLSATTHYTWRDNNFSYYKPFTHQHLGEINQSVKQLQDGFSSDINFMPNRGNFSRGIFATLYTVFEGDIEEAKTIFKEFYKDAKFTFVSDEELHLKQVVNTNKCLIHLHKHNNKLLVTSIIDNLLKGASGQAIQNMNLMFGLNETEGLNLKATYF
- a CDS encoding GNAT family N-acetyltransferase, encoding MKVLIADKSHIKYAEIICETIAESAAVRGTGIARRTPEYISTKMENGNAVIALDGDKFAGFCYIEKWGHGKFVANSGLIVHPDYRGEGLAKQIKHKIFEHSRNKFPDAKIFSITTGLAVMKMNSDLGYKPVTFSELTDDQTFWDGCQTCKNYDVLTRTNRKMCLCTGMLYDPAKENKKIHNHDYDKKVWTRLKNIKQTMFLKKDKKQ